The following nucleotide sequence is from Longimicrobium sp..
ATCGTCGCCAGGCCCGCGGCCGACTTGTCGGCGTAGATCAGCCCGCCACCAACCAGCACCACCAGCACCGCCAAAACGAAAGCGAACCACTGCGCGCGTCCGGACTGCCGCAAGGGTTCGCTTTCGCACCACTGACGGTGCTCCTGCTCTTTGGTGGCGCTGTTGAGAACCCACGCGATGGAGCGGGGCTCGACTTCCTTGTACTGGGCCAGGATGAACGGGTGCGGGAGCGGCCCGGAATACCGTTCGATGACGGCCCGAATCTCCTGTACGAGCTCTTCGGGTTCTGCCTCTGCTCCCAGGGACGCGCCGGGATCACCCGCCGGAGCCGCCTCCGGCAGGTGCTTCTTGCGTGTGACCTCTCTCCTGGCCTTGGTAAGTTCCATGTCCAGATCCGTCGCGCCTCGATTGCGCGGTGGCGAAGGCGTCCAGCAGACGCATCACGTCCGAACTCAGCTCCCGGGGCAAGTGCGGCCGCGGCACCACAGGAGTGTCCCATTCAGCAGTGCGAGCCGCCGCCAGACGCCTGGTGAGTTCACCCCGGCGTTCCGCTGGCAGCCGCTGCGCGTAGGCGAGCAGCGCTCGCTCCAGATCGCCCCCGATCGCATGGAAGTCGCCCGCGATGGCTTCTGCGTCCCGGCCGCGCCGCGGAGCCGGAGCGAGTTGCCGAAACCAGGCGGGGTTCCCGCGGAGATCCAGCAGGCTTGCGGCGCCCGTCAGGCTCGAATACCAGCGTGTGTTCTTCGTACGCATTGCACGACCTTGTGGCTACGTCTCTGCGCCATGGTTGGAGCGCTACCCAATGATGCACGCCCACGCTCGGAGTGTCAAGATATTTCGTACGCTTCGTTCATGTCTGTCTGCGCGAGGTCTACCAGGAACCCGCTGATGCGCTCGCTGACGGCGTGGAGGAACGCGGCGCCTTTCTCCGGCGTGGCCGCGGACGGGTCGCCTACGCCAGTGTCGGCGGAGATGGCCGTCCAGCGGCGCGGAGCCCAGGCCCAGCCCTCGCGCAGGCCGGCGATCCTCGACTTCTTCTCCGTCCCCGGCCCCGCCTCGGCCAAAGGCAGAACGAGCTCGGGCGCGATGTGCATCATCACGCTCGTTTCCAGCTCGCCCGCATGGTCGCCGGGCTCCGCGAAGAACGGCCGCGGGTCCACGCAGTTCCACCAGTTGATGGCGCACAGGAACACGCCCACCTGCGGCTGAAGCTCGCGGATGATCGCGCGGAAGTCGTTGCCGCCGTGGCCGTTCAGAATCACGAGCTTGCCGATGCCCTGCCCCGCCAGCGAGTGGGCGATGTCCCGGAGGATGGCCAGCTGCGTCGTGGGATTGACGTTGAGGCAGAGCGGGATTTCCAGCTGCCCCGTCTGCACGCCGAACGGAACCGTCGGGAGCACGATCACCCGCGCCCCGCGATCCCACGCCAGCCGCGCCGATTCCGCGGCGGCGGCGTCGCACTGCAGGGTGTCGGTGGCGTAGGGCAGATGGTAGTTGTGCGCCTCCGTGGCGCCCCAGGGAAGCACGGCCACGTCGTAGCGCATGTCGGCTACCGTCTTCCAGGTGGTCTCGGCGAGAACGTACGGTCGGGCCACGGTGCTTCCTCGGTCTGCGGAAAGGGACGGGACGGAAGGTACGAAGTACGCGGTATGAATCGAACGGACAAGCCCCGCGCCGGAAGGTCCGGCGCGGGGCTCTCGTCATCCTCCCCTGCCTCAGTAGAAGCGGAGGACTTCGATCTGCTGGTTGTTGACGGCTCGTCCCTCGAAGCGGACGAAGTCGCCCACGCGCAGGCGGTGGAACTCGTCCATCGTGGCGCGGGGCGAGTTGGACGGCACGTAGGCCGTGGCGTTCACCCCCTGGCGGATCTGGATCACCAGCGCGTTCCGCTGATGGTCGATCTGCGCCACCTGTCCCGAGAACACCTGCGCCTGCCCGCTCGTGGTGCCGCCCATGGTGCCCTGGCCGCTGGTGCCGGGGGCGGGCTGGCCGTTGCGCTCCTGCACGCTCTGCCGCACCTGGATGCGGCCCACGTAGTACTCGTTCTGCGAAACCTGCTGGATCTCCATGTCGACGACGTCGCCGCGCTCCAGCGCCGTGACCGGGTACTGCTGCTGCTGATAGACCACCTGCGTCCGCTGGTCGTAGCGGATGGCGCCCCGCTGGCCCTGCTGCGTGGCAACGTTGATCACCTGCCGCTGCTGGTCGACGCCCTGCACCTCGACGGTCACCACCCCGCCCTGCCCCTGC
It contains:
- a CDS encoding creatininase family protein codes for the protein MARPYVLAETTWKTVADMRYDVAVLPWGATEAHNYHLPYATDTLQCDAAAAESARLAWDRGARVIVLPTVPFGVQTGQLEIPLCLNVNPTTQLAILRDIAHSLAGQGIGKLVILNGHGGNDFRAIIRELQPQVGVFLCAINWWNCVDPRPFFAEPGDHAGELETSVMMHIAPELVLPLAEAGPGTEKKSRIAGLREGWAWAPRRWTAISADTGVGDPSAATPEKGAAFLHAVSERISGFLVDLAQTDMNEAYEIS